One stretch of Macaca nemestrina isolate mMacNem1 chromosome 17, mMacNem.hap1, whole genome shotgun sequence DNA includes these proteins:
- the LOC105472139 gene encoding kelch-like protein 11, translated as MAAAAVAAAAAAAAAASLQVLEMESMETAAAGSAGLAAEVRGSGTVDFGPGPGISAMEASGGDPGPEAEDFECSSHCSELSWRQNEQRRQGLFCDITLCFGGAGGREFRAHRSVLAAATEYFTPLLSGQFSESRSGRVEMRKWSSEPGPEPDTVEAVIEYMYTGRIRVSTGSVHEVLELADRFLLIRLKEFCGEFLKKKLHLSNCVAIHSLAHMYTLSQLALKAADMIRRNFHKVIQDEEFYTLPFHLIRDWLSDLEITVDSEEVLFETVLKWVQRNAEERERYFEELFKLLRLSQMKPTYLTRHVKPERLVANNEVCVKLVADAVERHALRAENIQSGTCQHPTSHVSLLPRYGQNMDVIMVIGGVSEGGDYLSECVGYFVDEDRWVNLPHIHNHLDGHAVAVTESYVYVAGSMEPGFAKTVERYNPNLNTWEHVCSLMTRKHSFGLTEVKGKLYSIGGHGNFSPGFKDVTVYNPELDKWHNLESAPKILRDVKALAIEDRFVYIAARTPVDRDTEDGLKAVITCYDTETRQWQDVESLPLIDNYCFFQMSVVNSNFYQTASCCPKSYCLENEEAVRKIASQVSDEILESLPPEVLSIEGAAICYYKDDVFIIGGWKNSDDIDKQYRKEAYRYCAERKRWMLLPPMPQPRCRATACHVRIPYRYLHGTQRYPMPQNLMWQKDRIRQMQEIHRHALNMRRVPSSQIEC; from the exons ATGGCGGCTGCGGCAGTggcggcggctgcggcggcggccgcggctgCATCTCTTCAGGTGCTGGAGATGGAGAGCATGGAGACGGCCGCTGCCGGCTCGGCAGGCCTGGCCGCCGAGGTCCGAGGCAGCGGCACGGTGGACTTCGGGCCTGGGCCAGGGATCTCTGCAATGGAGGCGAGCGGGGGCGATCCGGGCCCAGAAGCCGAGGATTTCGAGTGCAGCTCTCACTGTTCAGAGCTGTCCTGGCGGCAGAACGAGCAGCGACGCCAGGGCCTCTTCTGCGACATTACCCTGTGCTTCGGCGGGGCTGGAGGCCGCGAGTTCCGGGCCCACCGCTCGGTACTGGCTGCCGCCACCGAGTACTTCACGCCCCTGCTCTCGGGCCAGTTTTCCGAGTCCCGCTCGGGACGGGTGGAGATGCGCAAGTGGAGCTCCGAGCCGGGGCCCGAACCCGACACTGTGGAAGCCGTTATTGAGTACATGTACACCGGGCGCATCCGCGTCAGCACGGGCAGCGTGCACGAGGTGCTGGAGTTGGCCGACAG gTTCCTACTCATTCGTTTAAAAGAATTTTGTGGAGAATTTCTCAAGAAAAAACTTCATCTCTCAAATTGTGTGGCAATTCATAGCTTAGCCCACATGTACACCCTGAGCCAACTTGCTTTGAAGGCTGCTGATATGATACGGAGAAATTTCCACAAAGTGATTCAGGATGAAGAATTTTATACGTTACCTTTCCATCTCATTAGAGACTGGCTTTCAGATTTGGAAATTACAGTTGATTCTGAAGAGGTTCTCTTTGAAACCGTTTTGAAATGGGTTCAGAGAAAtgctgaagagagagagagatactttGAAGAACTTTTTAAATTGCTCAGGTTGTCCCAGATGAAACCTACCTACCTTACTCGACATGTCAAACCAGAGAGGCTGGTAGCCAATAATGAAGTTTGTGTCAAGTTGGTGGCTGACGCAGTGGAGAGACATGCTCTGAGAGCTGAGAATATACAGTCGGGCACATGCCAGCACCCCACTTCTCATGTCTCACTATTGCCTCGTTATGGGCAAAACATGGATGTGATCATGGTTATTGGAGGTGTGTCAGAAGGAGGGGACTATTTAAGTGAATGTGTGGGGTATTTTGTTGATGAGGACAGATGGGTAAACCTGCCACATATTCATAATCACCTCGATGGACATGCTGTTGCAGTAACAGAATCCTACGTGTATGTTGCTGGATCAATGGAGCCAGGGTTTGCTAAAACTGTTGAAAGGTATAACCCAAATTTGAATACTTGGGAACATGTTTGTAGTCTGATGACAAGAAAGCATTCTTTTGGACTAACAGAAGTCAAAGGGAAGCTCTATAGCATTGGAGGACATGGCAACTTTAGTCCTGGTTTTAAAGATGTGACTGTTTATAATCCTGAGCTTGATAAATGGCACAACTTGGAATCGGCACCAAAGATTCTTCGAGATGTCAAAGCACTAGCCATTGAAGACCGGTTTGTATACATTGCCGCCCGCACTCCTGTAGACCGGGacactgaagatggattaaaggctgtAATTACTTGCTATGATACAGAGACTCGACAGTGGCAAGATGTGGAATCTTTGCCCCTTATTGACAATTACTGCTTTTTCCAAATGTCTGTGGTCAATTCAAACTTTTATCAGACAGCATCATGTTGTCCCAAGAGTTATTGTTTAGAAAACGAAGAAGCAGTAAGAAAAATTGCCAGCCAAGTGTCTGATGAGATCCTTGAAAGCTTGCCTCCAGAAGTTCTAAGCATTGAAGGAGCAGCCATTTGCTATTACAAAGATGATGTCTTCATTATAGGAGGCTGGAAAAACAGTGATGATATTGATAAACAGTATCGGAAAGAAGCCTACCGATACTGTGCTGAGAGGAAGAGGTGGATGCTTCTTCCTCCTATGCCACAACCTCGTTGTAGAGCCACTGCTTGTCACGTGAGGATCCCATACCGGTACTTGCATGGTACACAGAGATATCCTATGCCTCAAAACCTGATGTGGCAGAAGGACCGCATCAGACAGATGCAAGAGATACATCGTCACGCCCTGAACATGCGGCGAGTGCCAAGCTCTCAGATAGAATGCTAG